In one Cervus elaphus chromosome 9, mCerEla1.1, whole genome shotgun sequence genomic region, the following are encoded:
- the EPHX3 gene encoding epoxide hydrolase 3, protein MPELVVTALLAPSRLTLKLLRAFMWSLVFSAALVAAAVYGCIALTHVMCRPRRGFCGRPRHTPPVCLSDPTLGEHCFLILRSSGLRLHYVSAGRGKGPLMLFLHGFPENWFSWRYQLREFQSRFHVVAVDLRGYGSSDAPKDVDCYTIDLLMADIQDVILGLGYSKCVLVGHDWGALLAWNFSIYYPSLVERMVVVSAAPMSVYQDYSLHHIGQFFRSNYIFLFQLPWLPEKLLSMSDFQILKTTLTHRKRGIPQLTPSELEAFLYDFSQPGGLTGPLNYYRNIFRTFPLEPQELATPTLLLWGEKDPYFEQGLVEAISSRFVPGRLEAHILPGTGHWIPQTNPVEMHQYMWAFLQDLLD, encoded by the exons ATGCCCGAGCTGGTGGTGACTGCGCTACTGGCGCCCTCGCGCCTCACTCTGAAGCTGCTTCGTGCCTTTATGTGGAGCCTCGTGTTCTCGGCAGCACTGGTGGCTGCAGCTGTCTATGGCTGCATCGCGCTCACGCATGTGATGTGCCGGCCGCGACGCGGCTTTTGCGGGCGCCCCCGGCACACCCCACCGGTCTGCTTGAGCGACCCCACGCTGGGAGAGCACTGCTTCCTGATTCTTAGG AGCTCGGGCCTGCGCTTGCACTATGTCTCTGCTGGACGCGGCAAAGGGCCCCTCATGCTGTTTCTGCATGGCTTCCCTGAGAACTG GTTCTCCTGGCGCTACCAGCTCCGGGAGTTTCAGAGCCGCTTCCACGTGGTGGCTGTGGACCTGCGGGGATACGGCTCCTCCGATGCGCCAAAGGATGTGGATTGTTACACCATCGACCTGCTGATGGCAGATATCCAGGATGTCATTCTGGGTCTGG GTTACTCCAAGTGTGTCCTCGTGGGCCATGACTGGGGTGCACTCCTAGCCTGGAATTTCTCCATCTACTACCCATCCCTGGTGGAGCGAATGGTAGTGGTCAGTGCTGCCCCCATGTCAGTGTACCAAG ACTACTCTTTGCACCACATCGGCCAGTTCTTCCGTTCCAACTACATTTTCCTGTTCCAGCTTCCCTGGCTGCCTGAGAAGCTGCTATCCATGTCTGACTTCCAG ATCCTTAAGACCACCCTCACCCACCGAAAGAGGGGCATCCCACAGTTGACCCCCAGTGAACTTGAAGCCTTCCTTTATGACTTCTCACAGCCTGGTGGCCTCACTGGGCCCCTCAACTACTATCGAAACATCTTCAG GACCTTCCCCCTGGAGCCCCAGGAGCTGGCCACACCCACACTGCTGCTATGGGGGGAGAAGGACCCGTATTTTGAGCAAGGGCTGGTAGAGGCCATCAGCAGCCGTTTTGTGCCAGGCCGGCTCGAAGCCCACATCCTGCCAGGCACGGGGCACTGGATCCCCCAGACCAATCCTGTGGAAATGCACCAATATATGTGGGCCTTCTTGCAAGACCTGTTGGACTGA